Within Raphanus sativus cultivar WK10039 unplaced genomic scaffold, ASM80110v3 Scaffold0810, whole genome shotgun sequence, the genomic segment tccaaaataatgtTATATGCTACATTCGACATGCTGATTGGTCTATAATCCTTAAGGGTTAATGGTGATTCTATCTTAGGGATGAGGCAGATGCGAGTATGATTTATCTTTTTATGCAGATaattttgttcaaaaaagaGTTTAACATGGGAGATCTCACACCTTGTTTGTTTGATGACATTCTAGTGATGCcggaaaataattaaaaaataaataaataagagatttgattatttatatgcgAATCGGCCCATACAAACCAACCAATGAGTATCGATTTACATATATATGCGGAAGACCTAATACTACTATCTCTATCGCTCGCTCTCTCTTTCGCAAACACATTGATCCGTCGCTCGCTCGCTCATCGTCTGCCGTTTCAGATTCTAGCTCAGTGATCTTGATTCAACCTGTGTGAATGAACCAAATCGAGAACATGGCGACGCAGCAGCCTGGGGAGGTGGAGAAAGCTTTTGTGCTATGGGACATGGGCAACTGTCCTATTCCAGACGGTCACGATCCTCTTACGGTGGTTAGGAAAATACAAATGGCAGTGGAAAAGTCAGGCCACGTCAGCCGCAATGGTGAGATCTCCATCACTGCCATCGGCAGCAAACTAAGAGAGATCCCTGGTGAAGACGTCATGAGGAGACTCTCTTCCTTTGAAATCTCTCTTAAACATGCCTACCGTTAAgtctttctcttcctttttttttttgtcattcttgtgtatatatttttaatggatTAGGGTTTCCTCGCTCGCGCAGGCTATACACATGATTTGGACGAGTGGGCCGATGCGAATCCTCCTCCGAGTACTATGATGATCATAGATGATCATGAGCGAATTGGATGGATAGCTTCTAAACTTTCCAGGCTTGAAGATGCTGGATACAGAATTCTTCTTGCATATCCTCCTCAGCGTGACCTAGCCGCCACCACACCCTTTCCACGTTCCTTTTCTAAACAGTGGGATTGGGATGCCTTAGTCTTTGATGAACaggagacaacaacaacaacaacaacgagcCTTGTTTTTAGTCAGGGCAAGTACAATGATGAATATCCCTGGGCTTGCGAAGTATGCTTTGTTGCTGTCCAAAGCTTTGAAGATTTCACCGCCCATCTCAAGAGTGTAGAACATGAGTATGGTGTAagcatctctctctttctctctgtgcTTGTGTCATTATGccattttcttattattgttatCAAGCAGGAGTGGGACAGGTATGCTAGTAAAAACGGTGTGGATCGTACTATCCGTGAAAACTTGCCCTTGGGTCGATCAAAGGTATATGTTCAATTCATCCTTCAGTCTCATCTCTAAGTTGGTATTTGTAAAATCTCTAACACTGAGTTCCACTGGCAGGAGATGGACGTGCTGCTTATCCAAGACATGGAGAGACGTCTTATGAAAAGGAAGGAGCGTAGTCGCGGCTTACTTAGGCCTCGAACCagacttgacctcttttgagtCCCAACTAATTTACTTAGCTATGAGTTTTGATTTTACCTTGACTTGGGTTTTATTCTAAAGTATTGAAAGGAACATTTGAAGAAGGATAAGCTGGGAGAAGAAGCGACAAGCGGGTGTTTCGATTTTCATATGCATGGTATGCGTGATGCCACTAAAATCTCCGCCTCGACGCCATGGTGGTTACGAAGCTCTCTAACAGAAAAAGTGTAGACGAGGACGTTGAGGATGCAGCTAGGCGTTGTATGTTTATATATGTTAGATAACTTTTTACCctttttttctaataaatttgGAGTGTgacttgttttaaaaattattttgtaccacatattttataatattatacaatTTATAGTTCATGAACTTAGAAACAAGTTTCATGAATtattcaaaaaatgaaaattataattgtcggtggaaaattacgtatTCGAAAACATAgtttaaagatatatttttgtgaataaaataataacttaaatcaaaataattaaaaatatgctACATTTATTGCCACTTAATTATcgctccatataattattttacttgataaaaaactcttttttatttcacttaatttaacCAAACgtatagaaattttttttattaatttaaaaaatcatttagatTTGAATATTATATGTCCATTTAGGTATATATTATTCTTTTCGgatatctaaaacgggttcggatatttgtaaaaaaaatagccatataacttGATTCGGTCaaggtcttttgaatatcgttagttatattattatacatctaaaatatataacactaattataaaaaataaatatgatgtataaaaatatatttcaggtgccaatttaacaaaatattagttggttcagttgaaataaatatatttttaaaaaattatatgaactgagaaaacaatcaatataaaaatattgtacatttggattcaaaatcatttcttttaacaacaaactacaaaatatgttgatttatatacaaatttaaattacaatgtaaatatttaattaatatagaaatatgtaacaaaatatcaatgtaaaagtattgtacagttgcattttaaaattatttattttaacaacaagtcaaataaatatgttgattggagagaaaataaaacaaaactagagaaacacatagtttaccagagacacataatcgaatttattataaaaaaaagttttactaaaataaatacattcaaaaattacaaacaaataaaatatttcataaaaatgaaaaataatatccgcgctttcgaagggCGAATTAAAACAGCCTCCTTCTACGTACTTCATATATTGATTGTATCGatattgatattatttttaagacATCATCTTGTTCTGttagttgaaatatttacatgatttccaaaaaattgtcttttaattttttcacaaaatttatatttttaataacataattaaaatatttctagCTAAGATTAAAGAATCAACATCgatattgtttttcttgttGATTTTTGTCAGtgattttatattgattttaacaTTTCATTGACAAAACAATacgaaagtttttttttctgttagaTAAATTCTTATATTTAGTTTCCTAAAGATTAGTCTCAAATGGAACCATGTACTCTCTTGTCTACAGCATATAACAACATCATTCACAGTAACAACCTGTGGATATGTTCATCATCTCAGTCTCAGGGCTGTCTATAATCTTACCCAGCCTCGAACAATAATTCATGTTGTAACAAATGTTTGTTTGTTCTTTAGATGATTTCCATATCATGTACAAGTTATTATCACATAAAGTGTCTTTCATTTTCACCTGGTCTTAAGAATGACGAAGAAAGCTAATCCCTTCACTCATTAGAAGCTCCTGCTGTGTTATCTTTGTCGGTATGTTCTTGCAGATGGTTTATGAGGCTGTTTTGACCACGGCTTCTTATGCTCCATGAAACATCCCACGTCTGTAAAGTGGAAGTCTCTCGCCTCTGATACACGATCTCGGTTTCTTGACTTTGTTACAgcttttgaatttgtttttttttgttggagcTCAAAGACCTATAAATCCCTCTAACCTTAAAA encodes:
- the LOC108807655 gene encoding uncharacterized protein LOC108807655, producing MNQIENMATQQPGEVEKAFVLWDMGNCPIPDGHDPLTVVRKIQMAVEKSGHVSRNGEISITAIGSKLREIPGEDVMRRLSSFEISLKHAYRYTHDLDEWADANPPPSTMMIIDDHERIGWIASKLSRLEDAGYRILLAYPPQRDLAATTPFPRSFSKQWDWDALVFDEQETTTTTTTSLVFSQGKYNDEYPWACEVCFVAVQSFEDFTAHLKSVEHEYGEWDRYASKNGVDRTIRENLPLGRSKEMDVLLIQDMERRLMKRKERSRGLLRPRTRLDLF